Proteins co-encoded in one Streptomyces sp. JH34 genomic window:
- a CDS encoding electron transfer flavoprotein subunit beta/FixA family protein: MSLRIVVCVKYVPDATGDRHFADDLTLDRDDVDGLLSELDEYAVEQALQIADEADDAEITVLTVGPEDAKDALRKALSMGADKAVHVEDDDLHGTDVIGTSLVLAKAVEKTGYDLVICGMASTDGTMGVLPALLAERLGVPQVTLLSEVSVEDGTVKGRRDGDTASEQLEASLPAVVSVTDQSGEARYPSFKGIMAAKKKPVESLDLEDLEIEADEVGLGGSWTAVDSAAERPARTAGTIVKDEGEGGKQLAEFLAGQKFI, from the coding sequence GTGAGCTTGAGGATCGTTGTCTGTGTGAAGTACGTGCCCGACGCCACCGGCGACCGGCACTTCGCCGATGACCTGACCCTGGACCGTGACGACGTCGACGGTCTGCTGTCGGAGCTCGACGAGTACGCGGTCGAGCAGGCGCTGCAGATCGCCGACGAGGCGGACGACGCGGAGATCACCGTGCTCACGGTGGGCCCCGAGGATGCCAAGGACGCGCTGCGCAAGGCGCTGTCGATGGGTGCCGACAAGGCCGTCCACGTCGAGGACGACGACCTGCACGGCACCGACGTCATCGGCACCTCCCTGGTGCTGGCCAAGGCCGTCGAGAAGACCGGTTACGACCTGGTCATCTGTGGCATGGCGTCGACGGACGGCACCATGGGCGTGCTCCCGGCGCTGCTCGCGGAGCGTCTCGGCGTCCCGCAGGTCACGCTGCTCTCCGAGGTCTCGGTCGAGGACGGCACGGTCAAGGGCCGTCGCGACGGCGACACCGCGAGCGAGCAGCTCGAGGCGTCCCTGCCGGCCGTTGTCTCCGTGACCGACCAGTCGGGCGAGGCCCGTTACCCGTCGTTCAAGGGCATCATGGCGGCCAAGAAGAAGCCGGTCGAGTCCCTGGACCTCGAGGACCTGGAGATCGAGGCGGACGAGGTCGGCCTGGGCGGATCCTGGACCGCGGTCGACTCCGCGGCCGAGCGTCCCGCCCGTACCGCGGGCACGATCGTCAAGGACGAGGGCGAGGGCGGCAAGCAGCTGGCCGAGTTCCTTGCGGGCCAGAAGTTCATCTGA
- a CDS encoding electron transfer flavoprotein subunit alpha/FixB family protein: MAEVLVYVDHVDGAVRKPTLELLTLARRIGEPVAVALGNGAADTAAALAEHGAVKVLTADAPEFADYLVVPKVDALQAAYDAVSPSAVLLPSSAEAKEIASRLALRIGSGIITDAVDLEAGDQGPVATQSAFAASYTTKSRVSKGTPVITVKPNSAAVEAAPAAGAVEALTVSFSATATGTKVLSRTPRESTGRPELTEAAIVVSGGRGVNGAENFAIIEALADSLGAAVGASRAAVDAGWYPHTNQVGQTGKSVSPQLYIASGISGAIQHRAGMQTSKTIVAVNKDAEAPIFDLVDYGVVGDLFAVVPQLTDEVKSRKG; encoded by the coding sequence ATGGCTGAAGTTCTCGTCTATGTCGACCACGTGGACGGTGCCGTCCGCAAGCCCACCCTGGAGCTGCTGACGCTCGCCCGCCGCATCGGCGAGCCGGTCGCCGTCGCTCTCGGCAACGGTGCCGCCGACACCGCCGCCGCGCTCGCCGAGCACGGCGCGGTCAAGGTACTGACCGCCGACGCCCCGGAGTTCGCCGACTACCTCGTCGTGCCGAAGGTCGACGCGCTCCAGGCCGCCTACGACGCGGTGTCCCCGTCCGCGGTGCTGCTGCCCTCCTCGGCCGAGGCCAAGGAGATCGCGTCCCGCCTCGCGCTCCGCATCGGTTCCGGCATCATCACCGACGCCGTGGACCTGGAGGCCGGTGACCAGGGTCCGGTCGCCACGCAGTCCGCGTTCGCCGCCTCGTACACCACCAAGTCCCGTGTCTCCAAGGGCACTCCGGTCATCACGGTCAAGCCGAACTCGGCCGCCGTCGAGGCCGCGCCCGCCGCGGGAGCCGTCGAGGCCCTCACGGTCTCCTTCTCCGCCACGGCCACCGGCACCAAGGTCCTCTCGCGCACCCCGCGCGAGTCGACCGGGCGTCCGGAGCTGACCGAGGCCGCGATCGTCGTCTCCGGCGGCCGCGGCGTGAACGGTGCGGAGAACTTCGCGATCATCGAGGCGCTCGCCGACTCGCTCGGTGCGGCCGTCGGTGCCTCGCGTGCCGCCGTCGACGCCGGCTGGTACCCGCACACCAACCAGGTCGGTCAGACCGGCAAGTCGGTCTCGCCGCAGCTGTACATCGCCTCGGGCATCTCGGGCGCGATCCAGCACCGGGCCGGCATGCAGACCTCGAAGACCATCGTCGCGGTGAACAAGGACGCCGAGGCGCCGATCTTCGACCTCGTCGACTACGGCGTCGTCGGCGACCTCTTCGCCGTCGTCCCGCAGCTCACCGACGAGGTCAAGTCCCGCAAGGGCTGA
- a CDS encoding flavin reductase family protein: MTVSPDLRTARTAAPDLLRSVFRQHAAGVAVITAAGARPAGFTATSLNSVAAEPPLISFGVGTSSSSWPVVEEAEHVGVHILGEDQEELAARFARSGADRFGPSTDWRSGPEGVPLLGGVVAWLVCRVVARIPAGDHRIVIAEVVTGDPLEGGRPLVYHQGRFTALRD, encoded by the coding sequence ATGACGGTCTCACCTGATCTCCGCACCGCCCGGACGGCTGCGCCCGATCTCCTCCGCTCCGTCTTCAGGCAGCACGCCGCCGGTGTCGCCGTGATCACCGCGGCGGGCGCGCGTCCGGCCGGTTTCACCGCGACCTCCCTCAACTCCGTCGCCGCCGAGCCGCCCCTCATCTCCTTCGGCGTGGGCACCTCGTCCTCCAGCTGGCCCGTGGTCGAGGAGGCGGAGCACGTGGGCGTGCACATACTCGGCGAGGACCAGGAGGAGCTCGCCGCCAGGTTCGCCCGCAGCGGCGCCGACCGGTTCGGACCGTCCACCGACTGGCGCAGCGGTCCCGAGGGTGTGCCGTTGCTCGGTGGAGTGGTGGCGTGGCTGGTCTGCCGGGTGGTGGCCCGGATTCCGGCGGGGGACCACCGCATCGTGATCGCCGAGGTGGTGACCGGTGATCCGTTGGAGGGCGGCCGGCCGCTGGTCTACCACCAAGGCCGTTTCACCGCTCTGCGAGACTGA